The Bacillus sp. Bos-x628 genome segment AGAAACATGACGGAATTTATTTTGTGTATCGATTGGCATAGCAAAATGCTGCATATGAGTCTGGTTTTATTTTTGCTTCAATTCCCATTGCAGTGATCATACCAGTCATTTCCTGAATCAGCTCTTTAGTGCTTCCCTTTTTGCCAATATCTAGATGAACTTCAAAACGGAGGTCTGCCCCTTCCTCAGCAAACGGAAGAAGCAAATCCGTCAGTTCTGTTAAAGGTCCGTCAAGGATGTCTGCACATACCTTTTGGCTAAACGCTGTTTCTAATGAAATTTTTTCTCTAAGACTTTGCACTGGTCTGCTTACCACCTCTTGTGTTAAGCAGCCCCAAGCCCCTTTACCAATTCGGTGAAGATGAACGGCTGTCATAAACTTTGTGACCTTCTGATTGACCTGTGAGTCCGTACCAATAGATAACACATAGACTGACCTTGGGTCTTTTAAAATAAAATCTTTCATTCTTATGATGACATCAGAAAACGCTAAATGATCTTCAGTAAGATTGTAGAAAAAAGAATGATTCACAGAAAGGAACTCCTTTTTAATGATCTCTTATCCGAAAAAATGCGCTGATTGATCATCTACAGTTTGTGCATCGCCTGTTATGACGATTCTGTTTGCCGTAATAAACGAAGGAATTCTCAGAAAAAACATTTCATACGATTCAGCTTAGGATTGCAGAAGCTCAAAAATCTCAATCGAAATCATATCAATGTTGTCAAATGGGAAAGTATTTGGCTTATCCCCTTGTTGAAAAACAGTTAATTCAAACGTTTGATTCTTTTCGAAATACTTAACACTACAGATTTTCTCACCGTTCACTTCGAAATAACGCTGTGCCGGTTCGTTTGCAGCCTCCGCTGTCTCTTGAAGACTTTGCAGCCTTGTAATAATACCCATTAATTGTGACATTCTAAAAAAAGACTCCTTTCAAAAAAACAACTCAAGATGAACCCGTATTGATTATACACAAGTCCTACAAAGCATCATACCATAAAGTGTTGTCAGATGATATTTTTCCTCTTGAATTCAAAAAAAAGATAAAGAATCTGTTTTTTATTTTGAGTCTTTTTTCTGATTACATGCACCTTGTTTTTTAAAGACCTGCAGATCTCATGAGTCGTTTGGCAATTTCGTCAAAATCTTCTTTTGATATGCCTGGTGCAAACTCTTCAGGCAGCTCTCTGAAATCAGGTACAGGTGCTCCTTTCGGGGTGCCCTCAATGACCGAAAGCGGCTTACCGTCAATCGGATGTCTACCCTTCCAAATTTTATCAATATCCTTGTAATCCGTGTCACTAAATGTATACAGCTTCGTATGAATGTTTTGATCCTCAAATTTTCTCGCTGCGTCGAAATGTTTATTATCGAGGTTTGGAATCGGGAGCATCTTCCCTACATCTACTCCTGTGGCAACCTCAAGCGCTTTTGCATATGCGACGACATGCACACCGCCCCTTACAAGTAAATAACCGATCATCTCTCTTGCCGTAGGATGATCCGTCATTTCATACACGCGCATCTTATGCGTACGGGCCCCGCATTCAAGGAAAAAATTATGAAGGAGGTCAAGAATCAGGTTCCCACTCGAGAACACATTCTCTCCTACCCAAGGCTTTGCCATGGAATCAAACGGATAGCCTGTTTGTGCCGTTTGAATAAAATGCTGCGTATTTCGTTTATCAACAGCTGTTTTCATTGGTGTCGTATCTGGATCTCCGCCATGAGTGGTCCCCGTAATCATGAGATTGATAGCTGTGGTCACAAGCTCTACATGACCGAACTCTTCAGCTGTAATACTTGAAACGAGGTCATAAAACGGTTTAAGTTTTCGTTTCCCTCTAAAGTTAAAAGATTGAAACATATAATTATTTAATGTAGACATTTCACCAAATTTCCCGCCGAGTAATTCTTGCACAGCAGCTGCTCCATTTGCATCTGGGTGATCTGGTCTTGGCAAATCAATCAGCAGCCGCTTGTCACGTTTGATCATGACTTTTCCCTCCTACCGTCTAACTATCATCACTTAAGATGTATGGAGGATTTGGGATGTCCTATGCATAAAGGAAAAGATTGAAGCACAAAAAAAACTTGGCGGGGGTAGCGCCAAGTTTTTTGGATCTTGATCTGATAGAGGGGTTGGGGAACAGAGAGTAGCTTCTCTCTATAACCAAATGATAATGATTATCAGTTTCATTGTCAACTATTTTTTATTTTTTCGTATTAAAAAAGCAGCCTCATTGGCCGCCTTTTAGATTAAACCATCTTGTTCATATAAATAGGCATACGGAAGATCAACAAATAAATACATGTCCCCTTCTAACGGATAGGAAAAAGTCCGGATCCGCTCCCCAGTTTCTAAATCACTGTATATATCGCTGAGAAATCCTTTACCACTAATTCTCATTTGGAGAATATTCGCTAGGAAATAAGGTCGCCAGCTCCAATTCTTCTCCATATACTCAGGCTGAAACAGCCATTCTTTCTCTTTTTTAAATACGTTACCTGTAATTTGAAACCCTTCCTCATTGCACATATAAATTCGAAAACTACAATCAGTCAATTCAAGTGCCAGTTTTTGGATGAGTTCATCATTTGTACTGCATGATTTTTTTAATGACGTAACAGCTTGATGAATTCGTTTATAAAATGTTTCAGAATGCTCATAAACGGCTTGGAGCTTCTTTTTCTCATGGGCGATAAATTGCTGGAATTCTTCTCTAAGCTGATTTTTGCGTTTGTTACGGTCAATTAACTCCGCCGTAGGCTCATGAAGATAATATCCTTGAAAATATCTTCCGCCGTTTCTCCATGCGTATTGCAACTGAAAATTTGCTTCAATATCCTCATAAATCAAAGCAGCCCCTATTTTTCTCGCAAGCAATGAAATGCTATAAAGGACATATTCATAGGAAGGTGAAGGAGATGAAGCTTTTAGTGCCTGTAGATCAATTTTTAATAAATCTGGTGAAAGGAGTGCAATCCGGTCTAAATTACTGCTTTCTTTTCCTATATTAGATACGGCGATTTTGATCCCATATGTACGATAATACGTTAACGTATGGGATAACTGTTCAATATCGCCGCTAAACGTATGTTCCGTAAATTCAATGACAAATCGGCTGAGCTGAATGCCTCTTGCTTCATATTCTTTTAAGAATTCCAAAAAACTCTCGCCATGATCATACATCAATACATTGGCATCATGGTTAATAAAAATGAGCAAATCCTCATCAGCAGTCGTCAAGAGATCTAATGCTTTACTGAGTACTTTTCGATCTACTTCCCATTTATACTCATCAGGAATTGATGAATCTGTAAAGAAGGAGCCTAGACTAAAAGTTTCAGACTCAAGCTTCATTCTTCCTAAGATCTCATAGCCTATCACTTTCTGCTCTTCCGCACTAAAGATCGCTTGATAGTACGGGAAAACATCTTCAATATTCGTTAAAATATCCAGTGGATCGACCATTTTCATCACCCGCTTCTCTCTTTGTGTGATTATACCACATCAAAAGCAGGTCTTACACGGTCATTCAAAATGGTGATTGGTTGAGCCATTGACCCCCATCCATAGTAATACAATCCCCGTTTATATAAGACGCTTGATCGGACAATAAAAAGCTCGCAAGCTCTGCAATTTCCTCTGGGGTGCCAAGTCTGCCGAGAGGCACACTGTTTAGCGTTCTTTGCGCTGCCTCCTCAGATTCCCATAGTTTCTCAGCCCCGCCTGTTCGTTCAATTGGTCCTGGTGCAATCGCATTTACCCGAATCCGGTATTGTTTACCCCATTCCACCGCAAGTGTTCGAGTAAGGGAAAGAACGCCTGCTTTAGCTGCTGCTGAATGAGCAACGCCTACACCAGCCCCCCATGCATAAGTTGCCACCATGTTGATCATACTGCCTTTTTTCTTTTGACGAATCCAGTAATTCCCGACTGCATGACTGCAAAAAAACGTCCCATTTAACACAATGTCGATAACTGCTTTCCAGCCGTTAGGAGACAACTTCTCTGCTGGAACCAAAAAATTCCCGGCAGCATTGTTGATGAGGGCATCAATTTCCCCAAATGTATCCACAGTAAACTTCACCATGTGATCTGCATCCTCTGGGTTACGAACATCCATCTGAAAATAGGCAATCGAGCCACCTTTTTGTTTGATCTCACTTGCGGTCTGCTCCAAAGTTTCTTCTGTTCTTCCTGTAATGACGACATTCCAACCGTTCAAAGCCAAATGGGCAGCCATTGCCTTCCCCATCCCATTAGATCCCCCTGTTACGATGACTGTTTGCTTCGCCATATTTTTTCCCCCTTCGTGTATTTTGAATGACTATTCATTCATTATTTATCTATCATATCATGATTCTCCCCCTCCGTGCACCATATGAGAGATTTTACAAATATCATGCTATACTTAATTTTATTTTTAAAAGAGTCTTCTATGCCACAACTTTCCCGTAAGACAATTGTTAAAAGGAGCTGATGGAGCAAGTATACTTGGTTTCTCGCAACAACCTTTCGATATGGCTATGCCCGATATATCGAGCCTCGAATGATTGATGTTGTGTCCATTACAATTAATGACCGTCAGCTCCCAGCTTCCTTTGACAAAATTGCACCATTGAGTGATGTTCATTTAAGTGATTCATTTTCCGCTAAAGACCTAGAAGCAGTTGTGCAGCAAATCAATGCTGAAAATCCTGATTTCATTGTGTTCACAGGTGACCTCGTTGATTTTCAAGCATCCATTGAAGAACAAGACTACCGCTTAGGTTTTTAGCCAAACATGAAATCATTTTTTTCACCTTAAAGTCATCTGAATAAAAGAGACCAAACCGACTTCATTTGCATATGTATAAACAAAGAATTTCCCTTGTGACAAATGTTAGGAGAAACCTTACTGGGTCTGATTCCGTCCAAATTGTATAGATAGGTGACGGTATCATGGCTTCTTTTATTCGAACAAAAGGAGTGTCTTTTGGTGCTGCAATACACAGTAAAAAGTGGAGAAACACTTTCTTCAATAGCGGTTGACTTTAGAACAACGACGGACGCTTTAATTTTAGCCAATCCGTCACTTGAACATCGAGAGCCTCAGCCAAGTGAA includes the following:
- the fadH gene encoding 2,4-dienoyl-CoA reductase, translating into MAKQTVIVTGGSNGMGKAMAAHLALNGWNVVITGRTEETLEQTASEIKQKGGSIAYFQMDVRNPEDADHMVKFTVDTFGEIDALINNAAGNFLVPAEKLSPNGWKAVIDIVLNGTFFCSHAVGNYWIRQKKKGSMINMVATYAWGAGVGVAHSAAAKAGVLSLTRTLAVEWGKQYRIRVNAIAPGPIERTGGAEKLWESEEAAQRTLNSVPLGRLGTPEEIAELASFLLSDQASYINGDCITMDGGQWLNQSPF
- a CDS encoding ribonuclease H-like YkuK family protein, translated to MNHSFFYNLTEDHLAFSDVIIRMKDFILKDPRSVYVLSIGTDSQVNQKVTKFMTAVHLHRIGKGAWGCLTQEVVSRPVQSLREKISLETAFSQKVCADILDGPLTELTDLLLPFAEEGADLRFEVHLDIGKKGSTKELIQEMTGMITAMGIEAKIKPDSYAAFCYANRYTK
- a CDS encoding DUF1797 family protein — translated: MSQLMGIITRLQSLQETAEAANEPAQRYFEVNGEKICSVKYFEKNQTFELTVFQQGDKPNTFPFDNIDMISIEIFELLQS
- a CDS encoding metallophosphoesterase; the encoded protein is MSITINDRQLPASFDKIAPLSDVHLSDSFSAKDLEAVVQQINAENPDFIVFTGDLVDFQASIEEQDYRLGF
- a CDS encoding manganese catalase family protein, whose protein sequence is MIKRDKRLLIDLPRPDHPDANGAAAVQELLGGKFGEMSTLNNYMFQSFNFRGKRKLKPFYDLVSSITAEEFGHVELVTTAINLMITGTTHGGDPDTTPMKTAVDKRNTQHFIQTAQTGYPFDSMAKPWVGENVFSSGNLILDLLHNFFLECGARTHKMRVYEMTDHPTAREMIGYLLVRGGVHVVAYAKALEVATGVDVGKMLPIPNLDNKHFDAARKFEDQNIHTKLYTFSDTDYKDIDKIWKGRHPIDGKPLSVIEGTPKGAPVPDFRELPEEFAPGISKEDFDEIAKRLMRSAGL
- a CDS encoding EAL-associated domain-containing protein; this translates as MVDPLDILTNIEDVFPYYQAIFSAEEQKVIGYEILGRMKLESETFSLGSFFTDSSIPDEYKWEVDRKVLSKALDLLTTADEDLLIFINHDANVLMYDHGESFLEFLKEYEARGIQLSRFVIEFTEHTFSGDIEQLSHTLTYYRTYGIKIAVSNIGKESSNLDRIALLSPDLLKIDLQALKASSPSPSYEYVLYSISLLARKIGAALIYEDIEANFQLQYAWRNGGRYFQGYYLHEPTAELIDRNKRKNQLREEFQQFIAHEKKKLQAVYEHSETFYKRIHQAVTSLKKSCSTNDELIQKLALELTDCSFRIYMCNEEGFQITGNVFKKEKEWLFQPEYMEKNWSWRPYFLANILQMRISGKGFLSDIYSDLETGERIRTFSYPLEGDMYLFVDLPYAYLYEQDGLI